Part of the Hirundo rustica isolate bHirRus1 chromosome 3, bHirRus1.pri.v3, whole genome shotgun sequence genome, AGAGATtaaaaaaggcagaacaaaTTAATCTAactctgaatatttttagtCAGAGAGACTGAGAAAGAGATGGAAGTGGATGTTTCTCTATTTGTCTGCACAGACAACAAATGCCACagggatgaaggaaaaaaagtctgcaTACTCTTATAATCATGAGATGACACAAGTATAATCTCCGTAGGTTCTGTGCTGACATTCCAAATAAAGCACACAAATCAtacaaacaccccaaatcccactgcTGTGTCTGAGATTAAATTTACCCTACAGGTGTGTAACTAATTAAATGTTAAGAAAATTAGCTGGATCATTTTCTTTGCATAATATTAACTTTACGAAAGCTAAACTCATGCAGGAACAGACCATCTTCTCTTTGAGCATCTTGATTAAATCTCAGGGACCTGGAGGCATCCCATTTGTTCTGCTGCATGCTCACACTGCAAGAGAAAGGTGCACACACCCTATCAGCAGGAACAGCTTAAAAGAGGGAGATACTAAAATGAATTCTCAAGGGATTTGAAAATGACTTACATGAAGGGAGAAGCATCTCGGGAATTTGACTGTTGAAggtaaaaaacacatttaatgaGGTATTCCAAGTCCAAAATTTAGAGACAATTCCTCCTTATTTAAGCCAGCCAGAGAGACTGGATTCACAGCTGTGTTTTACCTTATCAGATGGCTTCTCCCTTTTCTGAACACTGGGTGAAGAAACCACTTTCTTTGGGTGCCTGTaagatttctttaatttctcctttctccctgctAATTGAAGAAATATCTATTCATACCCTCAGATACTTGGAATGTTTCAACTACAGAGCTACTAAAGTATTATTTCCCCTCTATTTCTTAACAAATAGTGTAAATCAACagcctgttttccttttattagtGTTGCAGGCATGCTAACACACATCACTCAAAGGCTTTCCTATGAGGAACACACAGAAACTCAAGTATGTATTTGAAACGCAGAGTGATTACACATAACAGCAtacattttttacatttaaaaatgagtGCACATACAAGCTACATTTTTGATCATATTAATTCAATGACTAAATTCTGAGCGATATCAGATCAAGCAACTTTAAAcgacaaaattttttttttcaaaatttatattcttttttaaactgGTACAATTCCAAATGCCCTTTGGGTaaagacaaaaacaacaaagaactGCCTCTTTTCTAATGATTCGTTAGTAAGGTGAAAAGGAGAAgttgctttttgggtttttcatGTTCCTAAACCCattatcacattaaaaaatgaataaaagccTTTTCAGATCATATAAAGCTTAGCTTCAATGCAGACACAGTTTTAGCTACATTAACCAGTCATTCCTCCATGTAATCAAAAGACAAGtctgcaaatttattttttgcacGTAAAAGCAGTCTTgtaatttctgccttttcttccaaCATTTATGATAtgaaatttcattaatttgaGAGTTTCTTGCAAAATGAGTGCTTGATAATTCCAGGGACTTCTCAGACATGAATAGCTGCAGCTTTTCACAGTTTGCAAGTGACTTTTGGTGGCACCGAGCAGCTGGGTAATTTGTATCTAACCACAGGCAATCTAGGGATAAAATTCAAGttactttgggttttgtttttaaaacacctAATATACAAAATCTGCTTACAAAGGACTTCTGCTACCTCAAATCCCCATCTGATAACTCCAGAGAGGAGAACTGCAAAGACTTGAAGTACCTGGTTTCTTGCACACTTCTTCTTCATCCCCCACTTCATCCTCGGTGACCTCTGAGCCTGTGGTGTACTCCTCCTCTTCAGACAGCAGCGATTGCTGCTTCTAACCAACACCAGGGGAAGCCAGAGGTTAAAAGTGAGGCAGGGTTTCTATTAAATGGTACATTAAATCTGTCTTGCAGGAGCTGACATCCAGCATAGTTCCCTACTTCAGTGACAAAAGGGTGAATAATTCCTAACAGATCAGCACAGAATTATGGAAGTGTTCAGTAATGTGATGTTTACATTGTTTGAATATACATGTATATCTAAATTAAGTGCCCTGTAATGAGAAATGGTGAAGCTTAACAATAAAGATGTGAAGCACCTCAGACCAGCCAAAAGAGACAGATACTTAAAACCTTGGATTTTGATTCATGTCAGCCTAAAAAAACTATTAATAACTGATGCATGCAGTGCTAGTGTGGCTTGTTGCCGTTTATAAAAACATGCACAggaatttcttatttctatTAAGGCCAAAGTGATACTTCACACATACCATACTTCCTCGTAAAACTGTTGCTATACTGCAACCtccaaattaaagcaaaaaaatacattttttgtcTCATTTATTAGAAAATAAGACAAAACTCAAAGCTAGCACTCTGCTAGCACAGAAGACCAAATACtcaaaattacttaaaattttaCTAACCAGCTGCAAAGTCCAGCTCTTCAGAGACAAAAACTGCAGtcacaaagagagaaaaaggcatataagtgaaagaattaaaaataattaaaataaaaaagtgagaAGAATTCTAAAAATAGGGGTGGTATGTTACAGTACAGCACTCTACAGTGGTAACTCCCAGGTCTCCTCCCATCTTGAACTCTAAATTTTGGTGGAATGACTAAACCCAAGCAGGCTGAAAACCACTGACCAATTAAATGCAGTCAGTTCACGTTTTAGTGAAAGTAagctttgcattaaaaatatttacatctgAATTTTTGAATCAAAAATCAGTCCAGGACAGGAGGGAAGTTATGTACTGAAATATTTCGAGCAGACATGGGAAAAGTTTTGCCTTTTCATCAACCAGGTATTTTGTACCTATCTTATCCTACAATGCTCAGCCAGTGTTTATTAAAAGCTGTTCAAGAACTTCTTCAAAGAATTCTTATTATtagtaaaaaggaagaaaaggcatCAGCACTCACGGCATTGATTTCTCCAGTTTTGGGGCCCCATGGTGTATTTGGTTCTACAAGCACATCACATTCAAGGCCTTTGTCATCACCGAGCCCAATACCAGAATCACTTCAAGAGAAAGACATaaaccaaaaagaaatatttctactCCACTGCTTCAGAATCGGTCTCAATTTACTCAACATGTGTCAAGAGAGCAGACAGACCTCCGAGTCCGCCACATAACGTTTTGATAGccatatattaaaatataaagataGCAGTGAATGCTTATGGAGGTTGAGTGACTAAAAGCCTGCttgaaaagtaaaaggaaaaagtacTTGTTCTTCAATTCCCAATTTCCAACTAAACAACCAAAAATAAGTTACCCTTAGAAAGCCCTATGACTCATTTTGAAATGGGAGAGAACTCAAATATAACAAGAACACGTGTTCACCATTGAAGGCTAAATTACTTCAGTAACACAATACAATGTTCTTACCTATTCTCATCCTTAGTGAAAGGAACGACTATAACATCTCTATGATGCAGCAGATCATTCAAGATCTGAGCAGTTTGAGATGGCAAAGCATCCCCCTCTTCACTTTGAGCTGGCAAAGCATCCCCATCCTTACTTTCTGGAGGTAACTCCACCATATGGTCCCTCACTTTGCAGCCCTGCAATACACAGAGGCAGAAGAGTTAATGGGAAGAGCTGATTTTGGTCAGTATAATAACAAAAGTTCACCTTCTCAATTCCAatctttattttggaaaaagatCCGTTCTCCTAACACACTGCTGCCCACCCCACCACGTGTTTTGCGCTTTTAAAGGAGAGCTGAAGTACCTTTGGGAGGGTTGTAGGGTCAAACCGAAGAACTTTTTGGTTACAACAGGGATACACTCCTGTGGCAGTCGAGCCCAGAGCACTTGCTACACCTGGATAAAGAACTGGCTGCGAATGGTACTGGCAGTGGGAGAACTCAGTGCACAGGAAAGACTACATTAGCAAAAAGACAGAGAGCGAGAGGTGAGATCACCTAGGGAAGTAAAAACTGTGCACTGCAAAGAATGCGTACCGAGCTTTATTACCACATATGTTCCAAACTGCTTTAACCCCTGCTTCACCCACCACAAGCCAAAGGGAAATCACACTTACCTGGTTACACCTTGAGCAGGTCAACCAGTTGACAGTCCCCCAAAGGCGCCAATAAACATCCCGCCAGGATTTCAGCTCCTCGTGAAGGCCAATTAAATACTCATGCACTTCCCAGGTTTTGtctctgaaaaagcaaaacatcagAGTCTGGACTCTGTTTGGATCCTGCCACCAGAACCACGATgtggagaaagagcagaaaacacGCTGGCGTTAAATGCCTCCAGTAGTTACAACAGGAGGGATACAATGTGAGACAATGATTACTAAATTCAGAGCATGACAGAAGAGCCTTTGTTTTTTCAGAACATCCCAAACTCTCTCCTAACAAAGAATTAGCTTGATTCATCTCAAGATCCAGATACTGCAAATTTACAAGCTAAGATAAACATCTTCTATCTATCTGCAACACAACAATAATTATTTAGCCAAGAAATACAGTTTGAAAGCAAAAGCTTACGCCCTTTTGATTAAGGTACATACCTGGCAGTTCTAGCCTTAAAAATACAGGACTTTATTCCTTCCTTGTGGTCAAATGAGACACAATTCTTCAGAATTCAAAAGAGAATATGCAACTTGCAGAGGGGCATGGTATCTTCAGAAGGAGCAGATAAAATTTCCTCCCCATTTTAAGCCCTGGCCTGAACCATTTGTGCTAAATGTGTGCCTAACCTAGACTAAGCAAGCAGTACTTCCAGTTGGAAGTTAGTTCTAGGCATCACTAGAGGACCAATAAATAGGAACTTATTTTTGAATCATTAAAGATAGAACTGTATTAGCTCCTGAGCCTGAATTCATTAGTGGCCAGCATCACTTCTCAGTAAGCATATTCTGTGTAGCAAAGCATCGCAAGTAGCacagggaaaataattaaaatctaGATAATCCGCTGAGTAACTTTAAAGCCCTGCACATTTATCTGCTGGGAATTGCAGAGCAGCCACATACACTCAGCTTAAGTGAAGTAATACAACTAATGAATTTCATGTGATCTTAAATAGGTCAGGACAGGGGCACAAGATTTGGTTCTATGTAGATGTTAGGCAGAACTGAACTCCTCACCTTGGAATACCTGGTGGGAGCTGATATGGAATTCTTTTGGTTGTTCTGAACAAAATGGATCTGAGAAGAAAGGTCTCCTGCCATTAATCTCCCACCAACCTCCTTAAAAGGGACatgaggggagggagggaactgCAGTGGATCATGGACTGATCTTCATTAACAGGAGAATCCAGCTGTTCACAGCCACAGATCAGACAGACAGAATTCAGTTAAACATTTGTGCCAAATGAATCAGGGTTACAGGCAGAAAAGGTCCTGCAAGCACCTCTGACAAATACCTcaggaacagaaaaacaactggCAAAGTTTATTTACAGCAGTCTTTGAGCAGGTCGAGCATTTGATTTGGCAGTATAAAGTCAGACTTGAAAATACTCTTCAGCCTTCCTTTGCTGGCATGGTAGGATCAATCTATCCTTCACTAAAAAAAACCTtgcagaaatgcagcatttaACTCAATCTGTCATCAAATGCATACATCTTAAAAACATCTGATGAAAGAATTAGCTGAGTGTTTTCTATTTAAAGCAGTGCAACCCAAAAATAGCCCTCCCAGAAATCATGGGTGCAGTTGTTCCCATTTccattcagcagcagcactgctgaatgAATTCCAGTAGTACATCCTCATAATCACACccctctgtttcattttttgctAGGTAATACAAGAAGTTGAGATGCTTCATACATTCTTCACATATCTGTGACTTAATTTTGTCATGTACCTGAGTAGGTAGTACTtctaaaatcacccaaaatcAGAGCTGAAGAAACATTTAATATATGTACATACTCACTACCTTATATGAACATAGACAATATTCCCATGCTGGTCTATGTTGATTTTTCCTGGTACACAAGGAATtctcctttcagtttctttggTTAGCAGCTTTTTACATAAACAACacctagattaaaaaaaataagagaaaggaggaaagaaagcacTGGAGTAAGAGCAGGACTTCTAAACACAGCATCTGTCCTTGCTATTGAAGCAGCCATAATAAAAGACCATACCTGTATAAAGTTGCTGCATTTCCTCTAGAATCTGGATTTACATACTCCGGATCAAACAGTCTCTCAATCTTCTTGCAGAAAAGTTTACTATTAATGACAGCAACACAGCTCACCCATtagaaaaacaactgaaaattgCTTTGTCTATAGTGAGATTAACAATCACATTCTGACAAGCAAAGTTGCTCATAGAATCTAGCTTTTAATATAATTTCCCTTTAAATTATCCTGTTCATCTCATTTTTTCACAAGTGTTACAAAAGCCATACtctgattttttctttgttaaaatgCTTGCCAATATTAACTGCTAGTTTCTACCTTGAGTAAAAGACCTTTTATTAGTGAATATTGTTGTGAAATTGCACTTCATTCTAAAATGAAGCTTTCATCCTTACACTAAAATTGTCCCTTACTTTCACTGTGCTTCTCTGTCAGTCTGCACTCCCATAACTGGCCCTTATTTTGATACTAAGCTGGGGTCCTGATGTATGGAAGAACATTCTATCACAACTATTCAGCCTCCCAGCCATTCTCAATTCTAAGTCCAAACATCTGGGTTCACAGGATGCTGAAGCCAAGCCATTCTCTACCCACTAGGAGCATGTCACTCCATAAAAGATTTCTCTCCCTGATCCTGCCTCCCATGAGAGAATTCATGAATAATTCAACCATGCCAAGCTCCTAGCGTGGCCTTTCCTTTTGCTCATTTCCTATAaaagctcttttccttttgctcatAATTTTAATATGAATTTCTGAAGTCACACCATTAtattctgcattaaaaatacattccaTGAGAATTTATACAACATATGATTTCAAACTGCACAGCCTTAGCTGTTCTGAAATATGATCCCAAAGCTCAAAAGCACTTCAGAAGTGTATTACAGGGCAAAAAAGTTACCTCTTAAATTTGTCTCTTTTGTCCTTCAGCTCTTCCACCTCATTGTGCCTGAAGAGATCAGCAATGTGTGTAACAAGATTTGCGTTGATACAGTTCATGTTACATGGCGTGGCTACAATAGCATTCATATTTTTGTGACAATAATGAATACATTTCTCTAcctaggaaaaataaatatgaatgtTAAGGAATtctagacaaaaaaaacccatactAATTGCTTCAAGACTTCCATTTTAAGTGCTGTGTTTTCCAAAACTATTTCAAttcaacttaaaaataaaaaataagccTCAGATTTGCCTAAAAGAGAAGCTGAATTAATGTGATTAAGTTTATGTTCTCCCCCAAAATTTTCAGTAACCTTCTAATTCGTTGTTAAAATAGAACCACAAAACACGTGGATCTCAACTTCAAGAGCTGTGCTTTACTGTGGGTCACCCCAATGACAAAACTTTTGACAAACATTTTAACAAAGTCAGCAGCTATATCCTTAtgcagagctggaaaatcaGATCCTAAACTGCAGACATATCATTCATgtaaaaaaagatataaaacaAGCACTCTAGATGACACTATCACATTTAGAAATAACTTACTCCAAATTTTATTGCACTGAGATTCTGCAAATATTGGATTACTGCACTAAATAGGAAAAGTGttaaaaatctcaaaatgtTCTCATTGCAGCACCTGTTTATGTAACAGCCAAAGCACAACAAACAAGCTGTTAAGACACCTGGTAATTAACTGTGCCCTCATGCCAGAAAATCAATTTTTCTTAATACTTACTAATGAATCCATCTTCAAAAACTCAGAAGAAATAAGGATTGAGATGACATTTGATGGTTCTAGAAGGCAACAGAacaaaggtggttttttttacatggattttttttttgttgtaatttCATATCACATCTCTCCCTCTTCATATTTAGCATCTGTGTTAGCTATTATTTTAACAATCAACTTGTCATTCCAGCTTCTAGTATATAGGACCTTTTAACCATCTTAAGAAATAAACTTTTGGTTTACCATTTCAGTGGCCAGAGTACAACTATAACCTGGAAGAATTATTAAAACTGGAAACCTTACTAAAATTGGAAAAGGAGGCTTCACAGGAATATGACTAAACAATTACACAAGATTAATTTCCATCTGTAGCTATCACAcccagctgagatttttttcaacatGACCTTCACATTGCAAGTTATAAACAAACCAAGAGAAtaaagttatattttaaaaagtggtagcaaaagctcattaaaaaattaaaaatctgcctCAAAATCCACAAAGGCTCTTCTACCATTGTATTGGATTGCATTGAAATTATAGAAAACACTGCAATTGTACcaacagggagcagaggagacGTAAACCAACCAATCATCGGCATTTAAAATCTACCACTAGGTCCTCAGTCAGAAAAGGTCTGAAGAGTCTTAATTATAAACATCACATCCCAAAATATATTAGGGCTTTTTTATTGCTTCAACTTTCAGCACATTTTGTCAAAGCTGTCAGTGCTGGCCAAGCAGAGCCATCTGCTGAAATGACCAGAGGATCTCTGTTGCAACACTCTTCTGACCACAACAGTCAGAAACAGACTGGGGCTGAACTGCATCAAACCCATTCATCTTCAACTGGTACGGAACATAATGAACCTAAAACAAATGATCCGCTTTTACCTAAAGTGGGCATTTCGTTAGCCTCGGACTCTCTGGAGTTCCTTTTGACGTATCTTATCAGCCAGTCAAAGATGTGAACGTCACAGTGCACGGAAATGTCCACCTCCTCCCAGCGCTGAGCATCCACTGACAGGTACTCAGCAAAGTATTTCATCTCTGAAATCAAAAGGTCTCGAGGACACACAAAATCTTCTTTGAGGTTTTTGGCTTCATCGCACACATGGATCACCATATTCGGcctcaaaagaaaagaagccacAAAGCAAATTAGGAGCCTAAGCCAATTACAGCACATCAAATCCCAACAACCTCATCTCCAACTCTGGGTCATGCACTGCAACACTGATGTCACCAACAGGATTTTAttaacagagggaaaaaaaaattgcaggcaTTAACTATTAACAGAAACTATAGTTGGATAGGTGAAGACAGAGGCATACCCTCTACAGATAATCAGAGGGATTTAATTAAGGgagcagaaatagaaaatttctAGCTCCATTCCCCAATTTTCTCACCTGTTTGTTATAGGATATTACCTGAATTATATGGAGAACTTATTTATCCTCCCTTCctaattttcttcaaagaatAACCAGATGTAGATCCTTAAATCACTGAGGCACCATGTAACAGCAATTTTCGTCAGTGTAAATTAAGATTTGGTTTATTGTatattaaaaatctttatttcttaaGAAACGCTTGAAGATAGAATCAGTTACTGCTGTCTCTACAGAGAGATGCTTAGGTTTCAAGCAAACATTATTCCAGGTGTAATTATATAATGTGGAAAACAGGGATATGCGATGGAATGAAAGTGACCTGGATGGCTATTGgaattcacaggaaaaaaatattcatttatacctttctcttcctgcttttaCATAGGACAAATCTATGTTCaagagtattttttaaagtataattGAGCCTCAGTCTTGTTTCATTCCTTTATAAAACCAGGTATGTTTTCTCATTCTTGCCGCAGCAGTGATCAATCACCCAGAGGAACAGTACGTACAGATTTATAAATATCTTATTGCACACAACACATTCTTAAACCATCTCCTTGAATTTTTGTAGCAATGGAAGGTTTCCAGATTTCTTACAGCAGTCATTAGACtgtttccagctgttttctttctggtaGTAAATAAATGTCAGCAATTTAGACATCCTTCTGTCAACTCTACAGTCCCCTAGACAACAAACACACAATGCTCTTCTTACCCCTGGGTTTCGTCAGTGCTTTCTCCACTGTTTTGTACAGGACCTTTCTCAGATTCTGAAGAACTCCTTGTGGAGGCTGCACTGGGCCTTCCTTCAACGTAAGGAGAGAAGGCTGCATTAGAACAAAAACTCCTGATCTTTTGCTCTTCAGCATCTTGGAAATGCAACGGAAGTATGGCTGTCATGGTGGAGCAATGGCACAGCTAGCAACAAATGTGCTTCCATAAGGGCAGCTAAACAATCCAGATCCCTGATCCGAGTGCCATGCACGGGAActcacagcagcaccactgcTGGATTGCCCAGACACTTGGCTACAAACCCAGATCACTCCTGGCTCAACACTGAGCATGAGACTCACTGCCTTCAGCACTTCCTTCTGGGAATGTGACCATTCCTTTAgcccttctggtctgttttgtGGGATGTGGCTCCTGTGACCCTGCCACATCAAAGCTTCTACCAGGACATAACTTGAGACCAATCCCCCTCCTTACCCATCATGTGCCAGCTCTGGAAACAAGCAGCTTCCAAAGGGAAGCGCAGAAGGCTCTTAGGACATGTTTGTTTTTGCCAAATTTCTCACACATGTGGCTTAGACCAGCTGATCATATCAAACAAGGTTCAAAAAGAGCTGACCACGAAATTTGCCTGGTCCTAAAGCTACATCCCTGAGGTTGTTCCAGGAATGAAGGACAGACGCTCTTCAAATAGATGACCTTCACAAAGGTACTACAAGCAGTGGAAATTGCACACAACAACCTAGTGAAGTTCAGGAGTTCAGTCACCAAATCCACTGAGCTCCAGATCAAGGGTTAAAACAACTAATGTCTTTTCCAGCTGTGAATGGATTTCTGCAATGTGAAACTTCATTGATCTTGCTTAAAAGTCAGAAAAATCATTATCTTTTTTAAACAATGGAAGGGCACATATCTGTCTTCCATTGAAAACCCATAAGGCAGTGATTTTCCATGATTATGCCATTCTCTTAGATTTCTGGGAGCTCCAGAAACACCATCTCCCTCCTGAGTAATGAAAGAGGCTGAAGAAGATTAAGACAGACCTCTTCATCTAATGGCCAAACAACTACAGCAGACTGACAGCAAAAATGATATATAGTTCAGAACACAGCAGTAATGCCcttcaggaaagcaaaaatcaCTGCATGGGAGGCAGAAGAAACAGAACTTTCTCCAAAGCTGCAGCCTTGCACAGTTAAGTCTTAGTAAGGCTTGGAGGGAGCACAGTTAACAGAAGAGGAAGATTCACTCTCAGTAAAAACTTGGaaagggctgctccagccacagctTTCTGGGCAGCCATCCTCACTACAGGTGAGGTGGGAGCCCTGGGTTGGAATCAAAGGTGTGAGTTCTAAAAGAATGGACTGTGGGAATACACGGTGTGAAAGAGTTCTGCCTGCAACTGTGTGAACAAGTCCATTGTGGACACGGTGGCGCGATTTATTGAAGGCAATAATGCTGACAACAAGAATATGCAACACAGGTGAATTAATGGGGACATCTGAACTTCACCGTACATTTcttcttatctttttttcctcccctccaaaGCTTAAAAA contains:
- the SANBR gene encoding SANT and BTB domain regulator of class switch recombination isoform X2, with translation MVIHVCDEAKNLKEDFVCPRDLLISEMKYFAEYLSVDAQRWEEVDISVHCDVHIFDWLIRYVKRNSRESEANEMPTLEPSNVISILISSEFLKMDSLVEKCIHYCHKNMNAIVATPCNMNCINANLVTHIADLFRHNEVEELKDKRDKFKSKLFCKKIERLFDPEYVNPDSRGNAATLYRCCLCKKLLTKETERRIPCVPGKINIDQHGNIVYVHIRDKTWEVHEYLIGLHEELKSWRDVYWRLWGTVNWLTCSRCNQSFLCTEFSHCQYHSQPVLYPGVASALGSTATGVYPCCNQKVLRFDPTTLPKGCKVRDHMVELPPESKDGDALPAQSEEGDALPSQTAQILNDLLHHRDVIVVPFTKDENSDSGIGLGDDKGLECDVLVEPNTPWGPKTGEINAFLSLKSWTLQLKQQSLLSEEEEYTTGSEVTEDEVGDEEEVCKKPAGRKEKLKKSYRHPKKVVSSPSVQKREKPSDKSNSRDASPFIVSMQQNKWDASRSLRFNQDAQREDDQRRMSEITGHLIKMRLGDLDRVKSKDSKEYAGGIYSRLEAQIKASAQVSARQSNAEKNPRSKTRFGQGRPT
- the SANBR gene encoding SANT and BTB domain regulator of class switch recombination isoform X1 — translated: MSRGFSENNNFPYDNNQMVLDMILCSLIGVPQPINWDSVARLVPGYTSKECAKRFDELKSSGSSPVDNQYNPLMAAGGSPVETLATYIKSSLLDSQTEFQEPAIGQDSITITGRPSAASTRSSSESEKGPVQNSGESTDETQGPNMVIHVCDEAKNLKEDFVCPRDLLISEMKYFAEYLSVDAQRWEEVDISVHCDVHIFDWLIRYVKRNSRESEANEMPTLEPSNVISILISSEFLKMDSLVEKCIHYCHKNMNAIVATPCNMNCINANLVTHIADLFRHNEVEELKDKRDKFKSKLFCKKIERLFDPEYVNPDSRGNAATLYRCCLCKKLLTKETERRIPCVPGKINIDQHGNIVYVHIRDKTWEVHEYLIGLHEELKSWRDVYWRLWGTVNWLTCSRCNQSFLCTEFSHCQYHSQPVLYPGVASALGSTATGVYPCCNQKVLRFDPTTLPKGCKVRDHMVELPPESKDGDALPAQSEEGDALPSQTAQILNDLLHHRDVIVVPFTKDENSDSGIGLGDDKGLECDVLVEPNTPWGPKTGEINAFLSLKSWTLQLKQQSLLSEEEEYTTGSEVTEDEVGDEEEVCKKPAGRKEKLKKSYRHPKKVVSSPSVQKREKPSDKSNSRDASPFIVSMQQNKWDASRSLRFNQDAQREDDQRRMSEITGHLIKMRLGDLDRVKSKDSKEYAGGIYSRLEAQIKASAQVSARQSNAEKNPRSKTRFGQGRPT